The Streptomyces sp. NBC_01689 genome includes a window with the following:
- a CDS encoding serine/threonine-protein kinase produces MHPPQRIGRYRLDRRLGAGGFGVVWLAHDEVLDAVVAVKVLSDNWTDRLDVRERFLSEARLLRRADSNRVVQVYDIGELPDGRPYFVMEYADGGTLADRTGDGPLPVSEALRLTALAARGAAALHRAGIVHRDIKPSNVLLRTAPGADDRVLLADLGLAKSLAHASGLTMAAGSAGYSSPEAAQPGSGIDARADVYSLGALGYHLVTGTVPGAPGKVVRPDRFRTDLAPGVQRALLRAMEPDRERRWPTALGLAEELERLAEAAPGPGVRAPGRRRRTLVAAVTAAAVVAAGGVTAALVSRQTPGGPVRVSDASGRLSVEVPRAWGRQLRDSGWNPRTMGLSDTQEPGLVVADDLGRWQDLRTGVDGVFVGLSEHGEIRARVDSLAHRGCHYDGGRAYTGARWHGLVRTWSDCPGRHGSLTEAGLTPAGGAAQPQVYVQIRQKTGGDATDRVLGSVRVGT; encoded by the coding sequence ATGCACCCTCCGCAGCGGATCGGCCGCTACCGTCTGGACCGGCGCCTGGGCGCCGGCGGCTTCGGCGTGGTCTGGCTCGCCCACGACGAGGTGCTGGACGCGGTCGTCGCCGTGAAGGTGCTGTCCGACAACTGGACCGACCGGCTGGACGTCCGGGAACGTTTCCTCTCCGAGGCCCGGCTGCTGCGCCGGGCCGACTCGAACCGGGTCGTCCAGGTCTACGACATCGGCGAGCTCCCGGACGGCAGGCCCTACTTCGTCATGGAGTACGCGGACGGAGGCACCCTCGCGGACAGGACCGGCGACGGACCGCTCCCGGTCTCCGAGGCCCTGCGGCTGACCGCGCTGGCGGCCCGCGGCGCCGCCGCGCTGCACCGGGCCGGGATCGTGCACCGCGACATCAAGCCGTCCAACGTGCTGCTGCGCACGGCACCCGGCGCGGACGACCGGGTCCTGCTGGCGGACCTCGGTCTCGCCAAGAGCCTGGCGCACGCCTCCGGGCTGACGATGGCCGCCGGTTCGGCGGGCTACTCCTCGCCGGAGGCGGCCCAGCCCGGTTCGGGCATCGACGCCCGCGCCGACGTCTACAGCCTGGGAGCCCTCGGCTACCACCTGGTCACGGGGACCGTCCCGGGGGCGCCCGGAAAGGTCGTACGCCCCGACCGGTTCCGTACCGACCTGGCCCCCGGTGTCCAGCGGGCGCTGCTGCGGGCCATGGAACCGGACCGGGAGCGGCGCTGGCCCACGGCGCTGGGCCTGGCCGAGGAGCTGGAGCGGCTGGCCGAGGCGGCGCCGGGTCCGGGCGTCCGCGCGCCCGGGCGCCGACGGCGCACCCTGGTCGCCGCGGTGACCGCCGCGGCCGTGGTCGCCGCCGGCGGCGTCACCGCCGCCCTGGTGAGCCGGCAGACCCCCGGTGGACCCGTACGGGTCTCGGACGCCTCGGGACGGCTCTCGGTCGAGGTGCCGCGCGCCTGGGGCCGCCAGCTGCGCGACTCCGGATGGAATCCGCGGACCATGGGCCTGTCGGACACCCAGGAACCGGGGCTGGTGGTCGCGGACGACCTGGGCCGCTGGCAGGACCTGCGAACCGGTGTCGACGGGGTGTTCGTCGGGCTGAGCGAGCACGGGGAGATACGGGCGCGGGTGGACTCGCTCGCGCACAGAGGATGCCACTACGACGGCGGCCGCGCCTACACCGGTGCGCGCTGGCACGGTCTGGTGCGGACCTGGAGCGACTGCCCGGGCCGGCACGGCTCGCTCACGGAGGCGGGGCTCACCCCGGCGGGCGGGGCCGCGCAGCCGCAGGTGTACGTGCAGATCCGCCAGAAGACCGGCGGCGACGCCACCGACCGGGTGCTCGGGTCCGTACGGGTGGGCACGTGA
- a CDS encoding ricin-type beta-trefoil lectin domain protein, whose translation MNDPALSQSAEPARLFGISDERLAAELKKGSGNTPAQYPVGELLDRHWEAVFGYARLCTNGVRPAGMLTTAAFTRLFGESLRQTGPTAAWRPQLLVTVRRMTAEWLGDQRRESLHPELLAGPDGEEGVAARLLPPENRRLLARAFQRLPEPARCLLWHVEIEAEQLAVPAGLLGIREDAAAIEVPRARERLREGCLEIHRELAPEDECRQYHRMLDVSLRRGGDALDPDLRRHMGRCRHCHYTAEQLDHFNGELALPLAESVLGWGADAYLASRPGRGSAIVEVMGEGPGDLYGTGVQAAPPLPEGVPLPPTRPPRVGGRAQSSGGSRQATHKAPRRSPGRRNIALAALTASGLILVPLALWAAAQGSDGTTEAAGPSGRPSSGPAKAPGAKPSWIGEAPNGTVRGRLRNVKTGLCVGIVGGKLVKGAETALTSCSSAGVQEWSYEPDGVLRDVADPGLCLDSHLGYSVQLAFCAPESSPAGKNVRYDFTLQGELVPRGSQDLALTPAATDGGGALVLKLRKDQAVQHWTLDTSSPSLQMASVDWDADGSGGPATRRPSGSPRPGSPGDASEASPEPSAGPSSLAGDDAAANPAPSCSPYDCPPVDGGYGTWGQGDGGSWGYGGHGYGDHGGHDGGGRR comes from the coding sequence GTGAACGACCCCGCCCTGTCTCAGTCCGCGGAGCCTGCTCGCCTGTTCGGCATATCGGATGAACGGCTGGCGGCCGAACTGAAGAAGGGCTCGGGGAACACGCCCGCGCAATACCCCGTCGGGGAACTCCTCGACCGCCACTGGGAAGCGGTCTTCGGCTACGCCCGGCTGTGCACCAACGGGGTGCGCCCGGCCGGAATGCTCACCACCGCGGCATTCACCCGGCTGTTCGGCGAATCACTGCGGCAGACCGGACCGACGGCGGCCTGGCGCCCGCAGTTGCTGGTCACCGTGCGCCGTATGACCGCCGAATGGCTCGGCGACCAGCGGCGGGAATCGCTCCACCCGGAACTCCTGGCCGGTCCGGACGGTGAGGAGGGGGTCGCGGCACGGCTCCTTCCGCCGGAGAACCGACGGCTGCTGGCGCGCGCGTTCCAGCGGCTTCCGGAGCCCGCCCGCTGTCTGCTCTGGCACGTGGAGATCGAGGCCGAGCAACTGGCCGTTCCGGCCGGTCTGCTGGGGATCCGTGAGGACGCCGCCGCCATCGAGGTGCCACGGGCCCGGGAACGCCTGCGCGAGGGCTGCCTGGAGATCCACCGCGAACTGGCTCCCGAGGACGAGTGCCGTCAGTACCACCGCATGCTGGACGTGTCGCTCCGCCGGGGCGGGGACGCCCTCGATCCCGATCTGCGCCGCCACATGGGCCGCTGTCGGCACTGCCATTACACAGCCGAGCAGTTGGACCACTTCAACGGCGAACTCGCCCTGCCCCTGGCCGAGTCGGTACTCGGCTGGGGTGCGGACGCGTATCTCGCCTCCCGTCCCGGACGCGGCAGCGCGATCGTGGAAGTGATGGGCGAGGGTCCCGGAGACCTCTACGGAACAGGCGTCCAGGCGGCGCCGCCGCTGCCCGAGGGTGTTCCCCTCCCGCCCACCCGCCCGCCGCGGGTGGGCGGGCGCGCCCAGTCCTCCGGCGGCTCCCGGCAGGCGACGCACAAGGCGCCCCGGCGCTCGCCCGGCCGCCGCAACATCGCGCTGGCCGCGCTGACCGCGAGCGGCCTGATCCTGGTCCCGCTGGCCCTGTGGGCGGCGGCGCAGGGATCGGACGGCACCACCGAGGCCGCCGGTCCGTCGGGCAGGCCGAGTTCGGGCCCCGCCAAGGCACCCGGTGCGAAGCCGTCCTGGATAGGCGAGGCGCCGAACGGCACCGTCCGCGGCCGGCTGCGCAACGTCAAGACCGGGCTCTGTGTCGGCATCGTGGGCGGGAAACTCGTGAAGGGGGCCGAGACGGCGCTCACGTCCTGTTCCTCGGCCGGCGTTCAGGAGTGGTCGTACGAGCCGGACGGAGTGCTGCGCGACGTCGCCGACCCGGGCCTGTGCCTGGACTCCCACCTCGGCTACTCGGTCCAACTGGCTTTCTGCGCACCCGAGTCGAGCCCGGCCGGCAAGAACGTGCGCTACGACTTCACCCTCCAGGGGGAGTTGGTGCCCCGCGGCAGCCAGGACCTGGCGCTCACGCCCGCCGCCACCGACGGCGGGGGAGCGCTGGTCCTCAAGCTCCGCAAGGACCAGGCCGTCCAGCACTGGACGCTGGACACCTCGTCGCCCTCGCTCCAGATGGCGTCGGTGGACTGGGACGCCGACGGATCGGGCGGCCCTGCGACCCGGCGGCCCTCCGGCTCCCCGCGGCCGGGTTCGCCGGGCGACGCGTCCGAGGCGTCGCCCGAGCCCTCGGCCGGGCCGTCGTCACTCGCGGGTGACGACGCCGCCGCGAACCCCGCGCCCTCCTGCTCCCCGTACGACTGCCCGCCGGTGGACGGCGGGTACGGCACCTGGGGACAGGGCGACGGCGGGTCGTGGGGGTACGGCGGCCACGGATACGGCGATCACGGCGGCCACGACGGCGGCGGCCGTCGCTGA
- a CDS encoding FAD-binding dehydrogenase — MENSVSPTVISRRRALTAAGGVLAGAALAAHAAPAFAAGSSDADAIVVGGGLAGLVATAELAAAGRKVLLLDQEPETNLGGQAFWSFGGLFLIDSDEQRLMGIKDSRELAWQDWLGAAGFDRGVGDPTGQDHWGRKWAEAYVDFAAGEKRSWLYGLGVRWFPIVGWAERGGGLADGHGNSVPRFHVTWGTGPAVVEPFEKRVRAAVADGKVTFRFRHRVDEIVRTGGVVTGVRGAVLEPSNAARGKASSRTVVGDFELRAPVVIVTSGGIGANHDLVRRNWPARLGTPPKFMVTGVPAHVDGRMLGITEAAGGRIVNPDRMWHYTEGLRNYDPIWADHGIRILPGPSSMWFDATGRRFSAPDLPGYDTLHTLKSITDTGYDYSWFVTTQKIIAKEFALSGSEQNPDLTNKDIWMLLSRIWQTPEPIERFKKNGADFVVAPTLSELVTGMNRLTGDGLIDLADLKRQIDARDREIDNPYTKDVQVMGIRNALAYTGDSLSRTAPIHKILDPGAGPLIAVRLNILTRKTLGGLQTDLSGRVLDTTGTPVPGLYAAGEVAGFGGGGVHGYRSLEGTFLGGCLFSGRQAGRAAAAAI; from the coding sequence ATGGAGAATTCAGTGTCCCCCACCGTGATCAGCAGACGCCGGGCCCTGACGGCGGCGGGCGGTGTCCTGGCCGGCGCCGCCCTCGCGGCCCACGCGGCGCCCGCCTTCGCGGCCGGGTCGTCGGACGCGGACGCGATCGTCGTCGGCGGCGGGCTGGCCGGTCTCGTCGCGACGGCCGAACTGGCCGCCGCCGGCCGCAAGGTGCTGCTCCTGGACCAGGAACCCGAGACCAACCTGGGCGGCCAGGCCTTCTGGTCCTTCGGCGGCCTCTTCCTCATCGACTCGGACGAGCAGCGTCTGATGGGCATCAAGGACTCCAGGGAACTGGCCTGGCAGGACTGGCTGGGGGCGGCCGGCTTCGACCGCGGCGTCGGCGACCCGACCGGACAGGACCACTGGGGCCGCAAGTGGGCCGAGGCGTACGTGGACTTCGCCGCGGGGGAGAAGCGGTCCTGGCTCTACGGGCTGGGTGTGCGGTGGTTCCCGATCGTGGGCTGGGCCGAGCGCGGCGGCGGACTCGCGGACGGCCACGGGAACTCGGTGCCGCGCTTCCACGTCACCTGGGGTACGGGTCCCGCCGTGGTCGAGCCGTTCGAGAAGCGGGTACGGGCCGCGGTCGCGGACGGCAAGGTGACCTTCCGCTTCCGGCACCGCGTCGACGAGATCGTGCGCACCGGCGGCGTCGTGACCGGGGTCAGGGGCGCTGTCCTCGAACCGAGCAACGCCGCGCGCGGAAAGGCCAGTTCGCGCACCGTCGTCGGGGACTTCGAACTCCGCGCGCCGGTCGTGATCGTCACCTCGGGCGGTATCGGCGCCAATCACGACCTCGTACGGCGGAACTGGCCGGCCCGGCTCGGCACCCCGCCCAAGTTCATGGTCACCGGTGTGCCCGCCCATGTGGACGGCCGGATGCTCGGGATCACCGAGGCGGCGGGCGGGCGCATCGTCAACCCCGACCGGATGTGGCACTACACCGAGGGCCTCAGGAACTACGACCCGATCTGGGCCGACCACGGCATCCGCATCCTGCCGGGACCGTCCTCGATGTGGTTCGACGCCACCGGCAGACGCTTCTCCGCCCCCGACCTCCCCGGCTACGACACCCTCCACACACTGAAGTCGATCACCGACACGGGCTACGACTACTCGTGGTTCGTGACGACTCAGAAGATCATCGCGAAGGAGTTCGCGCTCTCTGGCTCGGAGCAGAACCCGGACCTCACCAACAAGGACATCTGGATGCTGCTCTCGCGCATCTGGCAGACCCCCGAGCCCATCGAGCGGTTCAAGAAGAACGGGGCCGACTTCGTCGTCGCCCCGACGCTGTCCGAACTGGTCACCGGCATGAACAGGCTGACCGGCGACGGACTGATCGATCTCGCCGACCTCAAGCGGCAGATCGACGCGCGGGACCGGGAGATCGACAACCCGTACACCAAGGACGTCCAGGTGATGGGGATCCGCAACGCGCTGGCCTACACCGGGGACTCGCTCAGCCGCACCGCTCCGATCCACAAGATCCTGGACCCCGGCGCCGGACCGCTGATCGCCGTACGGCTGAACATCCTCACCCGCAAGACCCTGGGCGGTCTGCAGACCGACCTCTCCGGACGCGTCCTGGACACCACCGGCACCCCGGTCCCCGGCCTGTACGCGGCCGGGGAGGTGGCGGGATTCGGCGGCGGGGGAGTGCACGGATACCGCTCGCTGGAGGGTACGTTCCTCGGCGGCTGCCTGTTCTCCGGCCGACAGGCGGGACGGGCGGCGGCGGCCGCGATCTGA
- a CDS encoding aldo/keto reductase, whose protein sequence is MQYVKLGSTGLDVSRICLGCMSFGVPGRGTHEWTLDDEASRPLIRRALEAGITFFDTANVYSDGTSEEIVGRALAEFARRDEIVIATKVNGAMHDGPNGRGLSRKAVMTEIDNSLRRLGTDYVDLYQIHRFDSATPVEETMEALHDVVKAGKARYIGASSMYAWEFSKAQYTALLHGWTRFVSMQNHYNLLYREEEREMLPLCADQGVGVLPWSPLARGRLTRAWDVTTERSRTDEFGRKLYQEGDRDIVDAVGRIAAERDVPRARIALAWLLRRSTVTAPVIGATRAGHVDDAVAALDVELTEKEAEELERSYTPRAVSGH, encoded by the coding sequence ATGCAGTACGTGAAGCTCGGTTCGACGGGCCTGGACGTGTCCCGGATCTGCCTCGGCTGCATGAGCTTCGGTGTGCCGGGCCGCGGGACCCACGAGTGGACCCTCGACGACGAGGCCTCCCGCCCGTTGATCCGCCGGGCGCTGGAAGCGGGCATCACCTTCTTCGACACGGCGAACGTCTACTCCGACGGCACCAGCGAGGAGATCGTCGGGCGCGCGCTCGCGGAGTTCGCCCGCCGCGACGAGATCGTCATCGCCACCAAGGTCAACGGCGCGATGCACGACGGCCCCAACGGACGCGGGCTGTCCCGCAAGGCCGTCATGACGGAGATCGACAACAGCCTGCGCAGGCTGGGCACCGACTACGTGGACCTCTACCAGATCCACCGGTTCGACTCCGCCACGCCCGTCGAGGAGACGATGGAAGCCCTGCACGATGTTGTGAAGGCGGGCAAGGCCCGCTACATCGGGGCCAGTTCGATGTACGCCTGGGAATTCTCCAAGGCGCAGTACACGGCTCTGCTGCACGGCTGGACCCGGTTCGTGTCCATGCAGAACCACTACAACCTGCTCTACCGCGAGGAGGAGCGCGAGATGCTGCCGCTCTGCGCGGACCAGGGTGTCGGCGTCCTGCCCTGGAGTCCGCTCGCACGGGGCCGTCTCACCCGCGCCTGGGACGTCACCACCGAACGCAGCAGGACCGACGAGTTCGGCAGGAAGCTCTACCAGGAGGGCGACCGGGACATCGTCGACGCGGTCGGCAGGATCGCCGCCGAACGTGACGTCCCCCGCGCCCGGATCGCCCTCGCCTGGCTGCTGCGCCGCAGCACCGTCACCGCACCGGTCATCGGCGCCACCCGGGCGGGGCACGTCGACGACGCGGTGGCCGCCCTCGACGTGGAACTCACCGAGAAGGAGGCCGAGGAACTGGAGCGGTCGTACACGCCCCGCGCGGTCAGCGGTCACTGA
- a CDS encoding DUF4232 domain-containing protein, whose product MAAFRHGDRVRVHRTSSRASWAAVAAGVALLGTLSACGTGDGTGGTPRKLPGTARPASGDTTPDGSGSDTASAGGGRTPAPASGSASASAKASAPASAGSGASSTRCHTSELRATVGAEDPGAGQENFPVVLTNTSHRACTLRGYPGAAFVDASGKQLGPDPKRAPGSPVTVMLAPGQSAWAGLTFSNPEISGAGTAAPASLVVTPPDERDPLTAVWKGGKVPVSGNSSSVSLTVVRAGTGA is encoded by the coding sequence ATGGCGGCCTTCCGGCACGGCGACAGGGTTCGCGTACACCGCACGTCCTCCCGGGCGTCCTGGGCGGCGGTGGCCGCGGGCGTCGCGCTGCTGGGCACGCTCTCGGCGTGCGGCACCGGCGACGGCACGGGCGGCACCCCGCGGAAGCTCCCGGGCACGGCGCGGCCTGCCTCCGGCGACACGACCCCGGACGGCTCCGGCAGCGACACCGCGTCGGCCGGCGGCGGGCGGACCCCGGCACCGGCGTCGGGTTCGGCCTCCGCGTCGGCGAAGGCCTCGGCCCCGGCCTCCGCGGGAAGCGGCGCGTCGAGCACGCGCTGCCACACCTCCGAGCTGCGCGCGACGGTCGGCGCCGAGGACCCGGGGGCGGGCCAGGAGAACTTCCCGGTCGTCCTCACCAACACCTCCCACCGTGCCTGCACCCTGCGCGGCTATCCCGGCGCGGCCTTCGTCGACGCGTCCGGCAAGCAGCTCGGCCCCGACCCGAAGCGCGCGCCCGGGTCGCCGGTCACGGTCATGCTGGCACCCGGGCAGAGCGCGTGGGCCGGTCTGACGTTCTCGAACCCGGAGATCAGCGGGGCAGGCACGGCCGCACCGGCGTCGCTGGTCGTCACCCCGCCCGACGAGCGGGACCCGCTCACGGCGGTCTGGAAGGGCGGCAAGGTCCCGGTGTCCGGGAACTCCTCCTCGGTCTCCCTGACGGTCGTCCGGGCCGGTACCGGCGCCTGA
- a CDS encoding ATP-binding cassette domain-containing protein has translation MSDPQTPHDPYVRVRNAREHNLRGVDVDIPRDVLAVFSGVSGSGKSSLAFGTIYAEAQRRYFESVAPYARRLIHQVGAPKVGDITGLPPAVSLQQRRSAPTSRSSVGTVTHLSNSLRMLFSRAGDYPAGAERLDSDAFSPNTAAGACPECHGLGRVHTTSEELLVPDPALSVREGAIAAWPGAWQGKNLRDVLDALGHDVDRPWRELPAGEREWILFTDEQPVVTVHPVRDAKRIQRPYQGTYMSARRYVMKTFSDSKSAPLRARAERFLTSAPCPVCGGGRLRPEALAVTFAGRTIAELAALPLTELAGTLRPEGETARVLTDDLRARIAPVVELGLGYLSLDRATPTLSAGELQRLRLATQLRSGLFGVVYVLDEPSAGLHPADTEALLTVLDRLKSAGNSVFVVEHHLDVVRAADWLVDVGPRAGEHGGRVLHSGPVAELAGVEESATARFLFGPPPVRAREVRSPRGWLKVGPVHRHNLRGVTAEIPLGVFTAVTGVSGSGKSTLIGEVTEELEGVGRLVSVDQRPIGRTPRSNLATYTGLFDVVRKVFAGTGAARERKYGVGRFSFNVPGGRCETCQGEGFVSVELLFLPSTYAPCPDCGGARYNPETLEVTHRGRNIAQVLDMTVETAAEFFDGTPAAVRSLGTLLDVGLGYLRLGQPATELSGGEAQRIKLAGELQRLRRGHTLYLLDEPTAGLHPADVEVLTRQLHGLVGAGHTVVVVEHTMAVVAAADWVIDLGPGGGEAGGRIVAAGPPAEVARATGSATAPYLARALATAAGRDAHRRGRPGRDG, from the coding sequence ATGTCCGATCCGCAGACCCCCCACGACCCCTACGTCCGGGTGCGGAACGCCCGTGAGCACAACCTGCGCGGCGTGGACGTCGACATCCCGCGGGACGTCCTGGCCGTCTTCAGCGGCGTCTCGGGCTCGGGCAAGTCCTCGCTGGCGTTCGGGACGATCTACGCGGAGGCCCAGCGGCGCTACTTCGAGTCGGTCGCACCGTACGCGCGGCGACTGATCCACCAGGTCGGGGCGCCGAAGGTCGGGGACATCACCGGGCTGCCGCCCGCCGTCTCGCTCCAGCAGCGCCGTTCGGCGCCGACCTCGCGCTCGTCCGTCGGCACGGTCACCCACCTCTCCAACTCCCTGCGGATGCTGTTCTCCCGCGCCGGCGACTACCCGGCCGGCGCCGAACGCCTCGACTCGGACGCCTTCTCGCCGAACACGGCGGCCGGAGCCTGCCCGGAGTGCCACGGCCTCGGCCGGGTCCACACCACGAGCGAGGAGTTGCTGGTCCCCGATCCCGCGCTCTCCGTCCGCGAGGGCGCGATCGCCGCCTGGCCGGGCGCCTGGCAGGGCAAGAACCTGCGAGACGTGCTCGACGCGCTGGGCCACGACGTGGACCGTCCCTGGCGCGAACTGCCCGCCGGGGAACGGGAGTGGATCCTGTTCACGGACGAGCAGCCGGTCGTCACCGTGCATCCGGTGCGGGACGCGAAGCGGATCCAACGCCCCTATCAGGGCACCTACATGAGTGCCCGGCGCTATGTCATGAAGACCTTCTCGGACTCGAAGAGCGCGCCGCTGCGGGCTCGCGCCGAGCGGTTCCTCACCAGCGCCCCGTGCCCCGTGTGCGGTGGCGGCAGGCTGCGTCCCGAGGCGCTGGCGGTGACCTTCGCCGGGCGGACGATCGCCGAGCTGGCCGCGCTGCCGCTGACCGAGCTGGCGGGGACGCTGCGCCCCGAGGGGGAGACCGCCCGGGTGCTCACGGACGACCTGAGGGCGCGCATCGCCCCCGTCGTCGAACTCGGCCTCGGGTATCTCAGCCTCGACCGCGCCACTCCGACCCTCTCCGCGGGGGAACTGCAACGGCTGCGGCTGGCCACCCAGTTGCGGTCCGGTCTGTTCGGAGTGGTCTACGTCCTCGACGAGCCGTCCGCCGGTCTGCACCCGGCCGACACGGAGGCCCTGCTCACCGTCCTGGACCGGCTCAAGTCGGCGGGCAACTCGGTGTTCGTGGTGGAGCACCACCTCGACGTCGTGCGCGCCGCGGACTGGCTCGTCGATGTCGGTCCGCGGGCGGGCGAGCACGGCGGCCGGGTGCTGCACAGCGGTCCGGTGGCGGAGCTGGCGGGGGTCGAGGAGTCGGCCACGGCCCGCTTCCTCTTCGGCCCGCCACCCGTCCGGGCACGGGAAGTCCGTTCCCCGCGAGGCTGGTTGAAGGTGGGCCCGGTGCACCGGCACAACCTGCGAGGGGTGACCGCGGAGATCCCGCTCGGCGTGTTCACCGCCGTGACGGGCGTATCCGGATCCGGCAAGTCGACGCTCATCGGCGAGGTGACGGAGGAACTGGAGGGCGTCGGCAGGCTCGTCTCGGTCGATCAACGGCCCATCGGCCGCACCCCACGCTCCAATCTCGCCACGTACACGGGGCTCTTCGACGTGGTGCGCAAGGTGTTCGCCGGGACCGGGGCGGCCCGCGAGCGGAAGTACGGCGTCGGGCGCTTCTCCTTCAACGTCCCCGGTGGCCGTTGCGAGACCTGCCAGGGCGAGGGGTTCGTGAGCGTGGAACTGCTCTTCCTGCCGAGCACGTACGCGCCGTGCCCGGACTGCGGCGGGGCCCGCTACAACCCCGAGACGCTCGAAGTGACCCACCGCGGGCGGAACATCGCGCAGGTGCTGGACATGACCGTGGAGACCGCGGCGGAGTTCTTCGACGGCACCCCGGCCGCGGTCCGCAGCCTCGGCACGCTTCTCGACGTGGGCCTCGGCTATCTGCGGCTCGGCCAGCCCGCGACCGAGCTGTCCGGCGGTGAGGCCCAGCGCATCAAGCTCGCCGGCGAACTGCAGCGGCTTCGCCGGGGGCACACGCTCTACCTCCTCGACGAGCCGACGGCCGGGCTCCATCCGGCCGATGTCGAGGTGCTGACGCGCCAGTTGCACGGACTGGTCGGCGCGGGTCACACGGTCGTGGTCGTCGAGCACACCATGGCGGTGGTCGCGGCCGCCGACTGGGTGATCGACCTCGGTCCGGGCGGCGGAGAGGCCGGCGGCCGGATCGTGGCCGCGGGGCCGCCCGCCGAGGTCGCGAGAGCGACGGGAAGCGCGACGGCCCCCTATCTCGCCCGGGCTCTCGCCACGGCGGCGGGCCGGGACGCACACCGGCGGGGCCGCCCCGGCCGGGACGGATAG
- a CDS encoding RNA polymerase sigma factor: protein MQDAAGTEELALRAAAGEPGALDLLLQRLEPEVMRRCGRFLPCREDAEEATQDVLLQVARKITGFEGRSRFSTWLYTVVANCSRQKYRELKRRSAEQPDVIDAAQHVDPRTTSVIAGSRVDLLEALERLEREHPHLVAPLVYRDICQLEYAEVAERVGVPLGTLKSRLHEARKQVRPWLSDAS from the coding sequence GTGCAGGACGCCGCGGGGACCGAGGAGCTCGCGCTGCGCGCGGCCGCGGGCGAACCGGGCGCCCTGGACCTGCTGCTCCAGCGGCTGGAGCCGGAGGTCATGCGGCGCTGCGGACGCTTCCTGCCGTGCCGCGAGGACGCCGAGGAGGCGACGCAGGACGTCCTCCTCCAGGTGGCGCGGAAGATCACCGGCTTCGAGGGCCGCAGCCGCTTCAGCACCTGGCTCTACACGGTCGTGGCCAACTGCTCCCGGCAGAAGTACCGGGAGCTGAAGCGGCGGTCCGCCGAGCAGCCGGACGTCATCGACGCCGCCCAGCACGTCGACCCCCGCACCACGAGCGTCATCGCCGGTTCCCGTGTCGACCTCCTGGAGGCGCTGGAGCGGCTGGAGCGTGAACACCCGCACCTGGTGGCGCCGTTGGTCTACCGGGACATCTGCCAGCTGGAGTACGCCGAGGTGGCCGAGCGGGTCGGTGTTCCCCTCGGCACGCTCAAGTCCCGTCTGCACGAGGCCCGTAAACAGGTCAGGCCCTGGCTGTCCGACGCCTCGTGA
- a CDS encoding MsnO8 family LLM class oxidoreductase, whose amino-acid sequence MRFSVLDRSRTREGHDDAEALRDSVGLAQELERLGYHRFWVSEHHGVPGVAGSAPTVLAAAVAAATRTIRVGTGGVMLPNHRPLVVAEQFGVLEALFPGRIDMGLGRSVGFTTGVRRALGRDKDAADTADFAAQLDELLGWFRGTSPTGVHARPTEGLTVPPFVLALGEGADIAARAGLPLVIGDLADRERMRRGIDRYRAAFRPSEWAREPYVVVSGTVAVAATPREARRLLIPEAWSMAYARTHGTFPPLPPAERVEGRVMTGKERELYESGLTGRLAGTEERVAEELTAVLRETGAQEVLVTTSTYDREALLDSFRGLARVAGLTAPENPGTGMT is encoded by the coding sequence GTGCGCTTCTCCGTCCTCGACCGCTCCCGCACCCGCGAGGGCCATGACGACGCCGAGGCGCTGCGCGACAGCGTGGGCCTGGCGCAGGAGCTGGAGCGGCTCGGCTACCACCGGTTCTGGGTCTCGGAACACCACGGGGTGCCCGGTGTCGCCGGGTCCGCCCCCACGGTGCTGGCCGCCGCGGTCGCCGCCGCCACCCGGACGATCCGGGTCGGCACCGGTGGAGTGATGCTGCCGAACCACCGACCACTGGTCGTGGCGGAGCAGTTCGGCGTCCTGGAGGCGCTCTTTCCCGGCCGGATCGACATGGGCCTCGGCCGCTCCGTCGGGTTCACGACCGGGGTGCGCAGGGCGCTGGGCCGGGACAAGGACGCGGCGGATACCGCCGACTTCGCGGCCCAGCTCGACGAACTGCTGGGCTGGTTCCGCGGCACGTCCCCGACCGGGGTGCACGCGCGTCCCACCGAGGGGCTGACGGTGCCGCCCTTCGTGCTCGCGCTGGGCGAGGGCGCGGACATCGCCGCGCGTGCGGGCCTCCCGCTCGTCATCGGTGACCTCGCCGACCGGGAGAGGATGCGGCGGGGGATCGACCGCTACCGCGCGGCGTTCCGCCCGTCCGAGTGGGCGCGCGAGCCGTACGTCGTCGTCTCCGGCACGGTCGCGGTCGCCGCGACGCCGAGGGAGGCGCGCCGGCTGCTGATCCCGGAGGCCTGGTCGATGGCGTACGCGCGCACCCACGGCACCTTCCCGCCGCTGCCGCCCGCCGAGCGCGTCGAGGGCCGGGTGATGACCGGCAAGGAGCGGGAGCTCTACGAGTCCGGACTCACCGGCCGGCTCGCGGGAACCGAGGAGCGGGTCGCCGAGGAACTCACGGCGGTGCTCCGGGAGACGGGTGCGCAGGAGGTGCTCGTCACGACGAGCACCTACGACCGCGAGGCCCTGCTGGACTCCTTCCGCGGGCTCGCCCGGGTCGCGGGACTCACCGCACCCGAGAACCCTGGTACGGGAATGACATGA